The following are encoded together in the Pedobacter sp. D749 genome:
- a CDS encoding GIN domain-containing protein — protein sequence MKTSIKTLITMAFALTTLMATLPNDLRATEKNNTLLYNIQNFRKIVIKGNVEVTLVQGISIGVSYADDNTGNVKVTQQGEILRITGLDKEKCKLIVYVNDIYRIEADQNAVVKTEARLTTKFLQIILKGNAFADINTSTEGLYTEILDSSTLKLKGNTNRHALIMGKATNLTIDHFAAAQTDVSRVETSEEEIAALVL from the coding sequence ATGAAAACCTCAATTAAAACGCTAATCACTATGGCATTTGCCTTAACAACCTTGATGGCTACCCTTCCAAACGATTTAAGGGCTACAGAAAAAAACAATACATTACTTTACAACATTCAAAACTTTAGAAAGATTGTGATAAAGGGCAATGTAGAAGTAACATTGGTTCAGGGGATTTCCATTGGAGTGTCTTATGCTGATGATAACACTGGAAATGTGAAAGTGACGCAGCAAGGCGAAATACTACGCATTACAGGTCTTGATAAAGAAAAGTGTAAACTTATTGTTTATGTAAACGACATCTACCGCATTGAGGCCGATCAAAATGCAGTAGTGAAAACAGAAGCTAGGCTCACTACCAAATTTCTCCAGATTATTCTTAAGGGAAATGCCTTTGCCGATATTAACACCAGTACCGAGGGGCTATATACTGAAATTCTCGACAGCAGTACGTTAAAATTAAAAGGTAACACCAATCGCCATGCTTTGATTATGGGCAAAGCAACCAATTTAACCATCGATCATTTTGCTGCTGCCCAAACGGATGTTAGCCGGGTAGAAACCTCTGAGGAAGAAATTGCCGCTCTTGTTCTTTAA